From one Microbacterium sp. 10M-3C3 genomic stretch:
- a CDS encoding sugar phosphate isomerase/epimerase family protein translates to MVKIAYDPTPLHHEFPLLEFPDVVARLGFEHFQLTPHADFSPFFRHPKADDQLVAALRKRVADAGVTITSLLPVQRISWPDEAQRAAAVRNFRRVIQLAAELEVTVINTEFSGRPERAEDSEAAFYQSMEELLPDLEREGITLNIDPHPDDFVEDGLEAWRVIRGLNNPHVGFVYVGSHTFHYGDRAATLLPEIGLRLGAVYAADTFDHHRSHGLRYISNPPGNAARVHQHLDLGAGDVDWETLFATLGATGFLDREDAIIVSNVFAEDERWEDSARHQLTRLRELVAMHTA, encoded by the coding sequence ATGGTGAAGATCGCCTACGACCCGACCCCACTGCATCACGAGTTCCCGCTGCTGGAGTTCCCCGACGTCGTCGCCCGGCTTGGGTTCGAGCACTTCCAGCTCACCCCGCACGCCGACTTCTCGCCGTTCTTCCGCCACCCCAAGGCGGACGACCAGCTGGTCGCCGCGCTGCGCAAGCGCGTGGCGGACGCCGGCGTGACGATCACGTCGCTGCTGCCGGTGCAGCGGATCAGCTGGCCCGACGAGGCACAGCGCGCCGCCGCGGTGCGGAACTTCCGTCGCGTGATCCAGCTCGCCGCCGAGCTCGAGGTCACCGTGATCAACACCGAGTTCAGCGGACGCCCGGAGCGGGCAGAGGACAGCGAGGCGGCGTTCTACCAGTCGATGGAAGAGCTGCTGCCCGACCTGGAGCGAGAGGGCATCACGCTCAATATCGACCCGCACCCCGACGACTTCGTCGAAGACGGGCTGGAAGCATGGCGAGTGATCCGCGGACTCAACAACCCGCACGTCGGGTTCGTGTACGTCGGGTCGCACACGTTCCACTACGGCGACCGCGCCGCCACGCTGCTGCCGGAGATCGGCCTCCGGCTGGGCGCCGTGTACGCGGCCGACACCTTCGACCACCATCGCTCGCATGGTCTGCGCTACATCAGCAACCCGCCCGGCAACGCCGCCCGCGTGCACCAGCACCTCGACCTCGGCGCCGGCGACGTGGACTGGGAGACGCTGTTCGCGACGCTCGGAGCGACCGGGTTCCTCGACCGCGAGGACGCGATCATCGTCTCGAACGTCTTCGCCGAGGATGAGCGGTGGGAGGACTCCGCCCGCCACCAGCTCACCCGCCTGCGCGAGCTCGTCGCGATGCACACCGCATGA
- the iolD gene encoding 3D-(3,5/4)-trihydroxycyclohexane-1,2-dione acylhydrolase (decyclizing), whose protein sequence is MGSTKRMTVSQALIEFLANQWTVDGIVRERTIPGVFGIFGHGNVAGIGQALKQLNVESPDLMPYYQARNEQAMVHQSVGYARIHRRRGTYASAASVGPGAANMLTGAAVATSNRLPALLLPSDTFATRVADPVLQQIEHPHDLGVQVTDAFRPVSRFFDRVQRPEQLYSIALAALRVLTDPVETGAVTIALPEDVQAEALDVPVEFLQPREWHIRRPRPDRDAIARAAAAIRAGKRPFIVAGGGVLYSDAENELRALVEATGIPVGTSQAGGGVLTWDHPQYLGGVGATGALAANRLAAEADVIIGIGTRYSDFTTASRTAFQNPDVTFVNINVAPFDAYKHGTQLPVVADAREAIVELTEALAGLRVDAGYAGRIAREKAEWDATVDAAFAPSGLALPGQPEIIGAVQQASAPEDVVVQAAGSLPGDLHKLWRVRDALGYHVEYAFSCMGYEIAGGIGVKRGLVAAGDDRDVIVMVGDGSYLMLNTELVTAVAEGIKVIVVLIQNHGYASIGHLSETVGSERFGTWYREYDGEARNFQGEKILPVDLAMNARSYGLDVIEVAPGASAIDDLKAAVARAKASDRSTFIHINSDPLIYAPDGAGWWDVPVPEVSTLESTQRARTEYLEQQKAQRPLLG, encoded by the coding sequence ATGGGCTCGACGAAGCGCATGACCGTGAGCCAGGCGCTCATCGAGTTCCTGGCCAACCAGTGGACGGTCGACGGGATCGTCCGGGAGCGGACGATCCCCGGCGTGTTCGGCATCTTCGGGCACGGCAACGTCGCCGGCATCGGGCAGGCGCTCAAGCAGCTCAACGTCGAGAGCCCCGACCTGATGCCGTACTACCAGGCCCGCAATGAGCAGGCGATGGTTCATCAGTCCGTCGGCTACGCTCGCATCCACCGCCGCCGCGGCACGTACGCTTCGGCCGCCTCGGTCGGCCCGGGCGCGGCGAACATGCTCACCGGCGCCGCGGTGGCGACCTCGAACCGGCTGCCGGCGCTGCTGCTGCCCAGCGACACCTTCGCCACCCGCGTCGCCGATCCGGTGCTGCAGCAGATCGAGCACCCGCACGACCTGGGCGTCCAGGTCACCGACGCGTTCCGTCCCGTGTCGCGGTTCTTCGACCGCGTGCAGCGCCCCGAGCAGCTGTACTCCATCGCCCTCGCCGCGCTGCGGGTGCTGACCGACCCGGTCGAGACCGGCGCGGTCACGATCGCGCTGCCAGAGGACGTCCAGGCCGAGGCGCTCGACGTGCCCGTGGAGTTCCTCCAGCCCCGCGAGTGGCACATCCGCCGCCCCCGTCCCGACCGCGACGCGATCGCTCGTGCCGCAGCGGCGATCCGCGCCGGAAAGCGCCCGTTCATCGTCGCCGGCGGCGGTGTGCTGTACTCCGACGCCGAGAACGAGCTGCGTGCGCTCGTCGAGGCGACCGGAATCCCCGTGGGCACCTCGCAGGCCGGCGGCGGCGTGCTGACCTGGGACCACCCGCAGTACCTCGGCGGCGTCGGCGCCACCGGCGCCCTTGCCGCGAACCGGCTCGCCGCCGAGGCCGACGTGATCATCGGCATCGGCACCCGGTACAGCGACTTCACCACTGCCAGCCGCACCGCGTTCCAGAACCCCGACGTCACCTTCGTGAACATCAACGTCGCGCCGTTCGACGCGTACAAGCACGGCACCCAGCTGCCCGTCGTGGCCGACGCCCGCGAGGCGATCGTCGAGCTCACTGAGGCACTCGCCGGGCTGCGCGTCGACGCCGGGTACGCGGGGCGCATCGCCCGGGAGAAGGCCGAGTGGGACGCCACGGTCGACGCGGCGTTCGCGCCGTCCGGCCTGGCGCTGCCCGGCCAGCCCGAGATCATCGGCGCGGTGCAGCAGGCCAGCGCACCGGAGGACGTCGTCGTCCAGGCGGCCGGCTCCCTTCCTGGCGACCTGCACAAGCTGTGGCGCGTGCGCGACGCGCTCGGCTATCACGTCGAGTACGCGTTCTCGTGCATGGGGTACGAGATCGCCGGCGGCATCGGAGTCAAGCGCGGCCTCGTCGCGGCAGGGGACGATCGGGACGTGATCGTCATGGTCGGCGACGGGTCGTACCTGATGCTCAACACCGAGCTCGTCACCGCGGTCGCCGAGGGCATCAAGGTGATCGTCGTGCTGATCCAGAACCACGGATACGCGTCGATCGGGCACCTGTCCGAGACGGTCGGCTCCGAGCGGTTCGGCACCTGGTATCGCGAGTACGACGGCGAGGCGCGCAACTTCCAGGGCGAGAAGATCCTGCCCGTCGACCTCGCCATGAACGCCCGCAGCTACGGCCTCGACGTCATCGAGGTCGCCCCCGGGGCGTCTGCGATCGACGACCTGAAGGCCGCGGTCGCGCGTGCGAAGGCGTCCGACCGATCCACGTTCATCCACATCAACAGCGACCCGCTGATCTACGCGCCCGACGGCGCCGGCTGGTGGGACGTGCCCGTTCCCGAGGTCTCGACGCTGGAGTCCACCCAGCGTGCCCGCACCGAGTACCTCGAACAGCAGAAGGCCCAGCGCCCGCTGCTGGGTTGA